The window GAATAATACCTGCCATTCACGGCAATCGTAAAATGCTGCAGCGGTTCATACTGGATTCCTCCCAACAAATAATCGATGTTGTTTGTAGCTGCAGAATGATACCGATCCCACCGAGCTAAAAGCGTGAATTTTGGCGCAAACAGCACCGATCCAAACACAGAAAAGGCATCTACATCTTTGGTGTTTTCAAAATCTAAATTGTTGATGTGGCTATATTCAGCGCCAAGCATAAATTGTTTTTGGCGAAAGCCTGAAAAAAAGCTGATCACCGATTTGTCGTCTTTTGTTGCCGTTGGTGCCGGAGCATAATCGGCATATAGTTTCAAAATCAATCCTTCCACCGGCGTGGCCTGCACATTGGCAGCATACAGCATTTTGCCCTGCTGATCCTGATATCTGAAAGGCCCTTCGCCATTGGTTACCGATAGTTGCACGAGCACATTTTCGTGCGGCTGCACGTCGAGCTGCGCGCCAAAGTCAGCCGGCGCACCCATCCTAAACTTTTCCTGCAACGTAACCTCCACATACCTGAAACCCCAAAAAACATCCTGCACCGTGAGGTATTGCGTGTTGAGCAACTGACCGAAACGAAGCGTAAAATGCGGACTCATCTGCCATTTTATCTCAGCCATCTTCAGATAAGCCGTGTATTTGCTGCCTTCAAAATATTCCACGCCAAGTGCATCGGGCAAATGTGTGAAATGGGTGGTGCGCGTTACATCGAGCATTATCTTGCCGCTAACGTGTTGGTTGAGATCGTGCTTGTAGCCGAGGATCCCCTGATTGAAACGAAAAGCAGCGCGAGGCTCTTCTTCGATCGCCTTTAGATTGTATTTAAAATCGGCAAATATTTGTCCGAATACGGTGCCGCGCGAAACAGGCGGAACCAAAGTGTCGGCAGCAGTTTGCGCACTTACTCTCTGAAAGCTGGAGCAAAACAGATAGATAAAAATAACAAAAATGATTTTTTTCATATGCTCATCATCGCAAAGCAAAAAAGCAGTGAGTTGCTTCTTCCTTGCGTACCGGCAAAAATAGTGAATTGTTGGGTTTGTAAAGAAGTCGGGTTTGGACAAGGCTACGGTGGCTGAGCCTGTCGAAGCCAGAGTCCGCTGTTGAACATCGATTGGTGAGCATAGTCGAACCAAGTCGAAGCCCTCGTCCACTTTATTTATACAGGCTCTTCCTGTTCTTATCCCAAAACGGTGTCATAAAAAGCAGGCTTAGCCTGCAAGAATAAATACAGCTTAGGTTGAGGTGGTTGAGCGTTGGTGGCTGAGCCTGTCGAAGCCAGCGAACCAGCTTTAAACATTTTAATTTAGATAAACAGAACCATCGCCACTGGTGCTTGTTAACTTTAAAATAAGAAACAAAATGATGCTTTTTGAAAAATATAATCTGGCCGGAACCACTCTGGCCAATCGTATTGTGATGGCGCCACTCACCCGTCGTCGTGCTGAAGAACCTGAGCTGGCGGCCAATGAATTGATTGCTGAATATTACCGACAGCGCGCCACTGCCGGATTGATCATAAGCGAGGGCAGCCAGGTTTCGCCGCAAGGTTATGGCTACAGCGGTTCGCCGGGATGCTATAGCCAGCCTCAAATTGAAGGTTGGAAAATAGTAACCAAAACCGTCCATGAGGCTGGTGGCAAGATTTTTCTTCAGCTCTGGCATGTGGGACCTTTTTCGCATCGGCTGCTGCAACCTAATGGTGATTTACCGTTGTCGGCATCAGCTGTTCAGCCTCCCGGCGAAGTACTCACACCACAGGGTCGGCTGCCTTACGAATTACCAAAACCAATGACGACCTCGGAGATTTACCAGTCCATTCGTGATTTTGGCCAGGCCGCACAAAATGCCATGACTGCTGGTTTCGACGGAGTGGAAATCCATGGAGCACATGCCTACATCATCGATCAGTTTATTATGGACAGCACCAACCACCGCACCGACGAGTTTGGAGGCATTGTTGCGAACCGCTCCAAATTTCTCTTTTTAGTAATCGAAGAAATCTTAAAATATCTGCCACCCGAAAAGGTGGGCTTGCGACTTTCGCCCGAAGGTTACCGCCCCGGTTTGTTCGATTCTGATGCACGAAAAACGTTTGGCTATATCATCGAAAAGCTAAACGAATATC is drawn from Bacteroidales bacterium and contains these coding sequences:
- a CDS encoding alkene reductase yields the protein MMLFEKYNLAGTTLANRIVMAPLTRRRAEEPELAANELIAEYYRQRATAGLIISEGSQVSPQGYGYSGSPGCYSQPQIEGWKIVTKTVHEAGGKIFLQLWHVGPFSHRLLQPNGDLPLSASAVQPPGEVLTPQGRLPYELPKPMTTSEIYQSIRDFGQAAQNAMTAGFDGVEIHGAHAYIIDQFIMDSTNHRTDEFGGIVANRSKFLFLVIEEILKYLPPEKVGLRLSPEGYRPGLFDSDARKTFGYIIEKLNEYRLTYLHLSEQMTPEERIENAEKSFVPYYRSLYRGTLLSCGGHSGESARRMLDEGHADLIVFGKPFISNPDLVERLRINAPLTAPEKATFYHGGATGYTDYPAMNQTANRLD